TAGTACTTTCAAACCAGATAGTAATATTTAAATGGTTTTGGTGATATAATTATCATGTGGTTTTAATGGATGACCGGAAGCTCATGATACTATCACTCATCATGGGACTTGCAGGTTTCACAGGGATGATAATCTCTGCAGGGACGGTGATGCCATCTAAGGTTAAGGTATCCATGATAGACCGTGGCATGATGGACAGGGAGGTTACTCTGGATGGGATTCTCCTTGAGGTCAGGAGATCAGAGAACTCGGAAACATTTTTTTTAAAGATAAGCGATGGAACCGGGACCATAAACGCGGTTATATTTGAGTCAGCAGCAAATGAGATCAGAAAAAATGGTCTGAACCTCTCCATACTTGTGGGAAACAGGGTGAGGATTACGGGTAGGGTGACATATTACCGGGGGGCTCCTGAAATAGTGATTGATGAACCTTCAGGGATAAAGGTTCTGCAGAATCCTGCATGAGAATAGCTGGTTTATAGTCCTTGACCATCCTTCAGGAATGTCCGCTGTCAGCAGAGCATAATTATCTCCTTCACGGAATCCTTCACTTTTCAGGGATTTGTATCAGCATCTGGAGGTGAAATGTTCTGGATTCTGGAAATTATCCATAAACCTCACCTGTATTATTCCTCAGGAAAGACCATCAGCTCATACAGGCAACTATCTGATAGCCTGGAATGGTTCTGAATCCATCTTACCTTTTTTAAGAATCCCTAACTTAACTTTGAAGGATATCCATTATTTCAGAAAACCATGCGGTGTAAATTTATACTGATAAAAAATAAAACTTAACTAACCTTTGCAATCTGTAAAAATATTATTGCTGCCCGAGGGAGTTAATCCTGACCAATTAGTGAAGGTGCTGAGTTCATGGACCTCTTGAAGATAAAAGGGATAGGATCCATCATGGAAAGGAATTATGAAAGGCTTTTAGTGGTTCTACCGGCGGTATTCGCATTTCTTTTTGCACTCGTACCCTCACTGAAATACAGTATCCCATTACCATGGGACATTTATTACCATATTCACAATGCAATGATTTACATGGACCATGGCACTGTATTCTGGGATCCAATTACCTGCGCCCCCCATGGAGGCCAATCTATTACCCTCCATTATTCCACATGCTGCTCCTCCTCATTGTTAAGATAACAGGGATCAGTTTATTTACAGTTTCAAGGTTCATACAGCCCGTGATGGCCTTCATGATAATACTATCCTTTTCATATGTCGCGGAAAGGCTTTATGGGGGCCTGACAGGATTCTTAACAGGAGTGTTTTCAATTTCAAGCCTCTTCTTTTTAAGGATGCTCTACCCCATTCCTGAATCACTTGCCGTTATAATCTTACCCCTCACAGTATACGGGTACTGTAGATCCATGGACCCTGATT
The sequence above is drawn from the Methanothermobacter wolfeii genome and encodes:
- a CDS encoding exodeoxyribonuclease VII large subunit translates to MDDRKLMILSLIMGLAGFTGMIISAGTVMPSKVKVSMIDRGMMDREVTLDGILLEVRRSENSETFFLKISDGTGTINAVIFESAANEIRKNGLNLSILVGNRVRITGRVTYYRGAPEIVIDEPSGIKVLQNPA